A single Anopheles arabiensis isolate DONGOLA chromosome X, AaraD3, whole genome shotgun sequence DNA region contains:
- the LOC120905934 gene encoding N-acetyl-D-glucosamine kinase: MYIGGVEGGATHSTLVICDEAGQIVGRAKGPSTNHWAVGIPGVAERIDAMARAAKAEANLPADQQLTAVGLCLSGAEAEETNRELEAYLHTHYPTVAERYVVASDTVGSIQAVSRLGGMVIIAGTGSNTLLRNPDGSTHGCGGWGHMIGDEGGAWWIARNAIKTVFDDRDNLQRSKYPVERVWQLIQEHFGVRTLHDLLDHSYGRFCKTAYAGLCAKLARAAQDERDPLCRKLFGEAGQSLARSVCALRDKIAPDLLRPGTAGTSLLDIVCVGSVWLSWELLRDGFVAELDRQHFPHDLRLLRLTTTMALGAAYLAADTYKLTLPRDYTGNYDVFYTYRVGQANGSNGTAGHDTNGRC, translated from the exons ATGTACATTGGAGGCGTAGAAGG CGGTGCGACACACTCCACCCTCGTCATCTGCGATGAGGCGGGCCAGATAGTGGGGCGGGCGAAGGGCCCGAGCACGAACCACTGGGCGGTGGGCATACCGGGCGTGGCCGAGCGGATCGATGCGATGGCCCGGGCGGCCAAGGCGGAGGCGAACCTGCCCGCCGACCAGCAGCTGACCGCGGTCGGCCTCTGTCTGAGCGGGGCCGAGGCGGAGGAGACGAACCGCGAGCTGGAAGCGTACCTGCACACGCACTACCCGACCGTGGCGGAACGGTACGTGGTGGCCAGCGATACCGTCGGCAGCATTCAGGCGGTGTCGCGCCTGGGCGGCATGGTGATCATTGCCGGCACCGGCTCGAACACGCTGCTGCGCAACCCGGACGGCAGTACGCACGGTTGCGGCGGCTGGGGCCACATGATCGGCGACGAGGGTGGCG ccTGGTGGATCGCCCGGAACGCCATCAAGACGGTGTTTGACGATCGGGACAACCTGCAGCGCTCCAAGTACCCGGTCGAGCGCGTCTGGCAGCTGATCCAGGAGCACTTTGGCGTGCGGACGCTGCACGACCTGCTCGACCACAGCTACGGCCGGTTCTGCAAGACGGCGTACGCGGGCCTGTGCGCGAAGCTGGCCCGGGCCGCGCAGGACGAGCGCGATCCGCTCTGCCGGAAGCTGTTCGGCGAGGCGGGCCAGTCGCTCGCCCGGTCGGTGTGCGCGCTGCGCGACAAGATAGCGCCGGACCTGTTGCGCCCGGGCACGGCCGGCACCAGCCTGCTCGACATCGTGTGCGTCGGCTCGGTCTGGCTGAGCTGGGAGCTGCTGCGGGACGGCTTCGTCGCCGAGCTGGACCGGCAGCACTTCCCGCACGATCTGCGCCTGCTCCGGCTGACCACGACGATGGCGCTCGGGGCGGCCTACCTCGCGGCGGACACGTACAAGCTGACCCTGCCCCGCGACTACACCGGCAACTACGACGTATTCTACACGTACCGGGTCGGGCAGGCGAACGGTAGCAACGGGACGGCCGGTCACGACACGAACGGCCGATGCTAG
- the LOC120905884 gene encoding vesicle transport protein SEC20, whose product MPLSSYTDVSAIRQEILDNNLRAKAIIMDISNFRGTLRELETLNEAGRDKLAALRRCIDRMDVLARDEPDHKLTEEAEKNREQYTRTLQAFRKANISTMLEIEKANKEELFALRPEASDVRQRKVGPGGPTTGKTHRNSSLLFQQESVTDRMISISKQLHDTTQKSAATLDMLVATSATVESTRDELLKTAGKIHQSRKLLQKYSRRDCTDKVLAMFGMVLFLVSVLYVLSRRLF is encoded by the exons ATGCCGCTCTCCAGCTACACGGACGTGTCGGCCATCCGGCAGGAAATACTGGACAACAATTTACGGGCGAAGGCAATCATTATG GACATCTCCAACTTCCGTGGCACGTTGCGCGAGCTGGAAACGCTGAACGAGGCCGGCCGGGACAAGCTGGCCGCACTGCGCCGGTGCATCGACCGGATGGACGTGCTGGCACGGGACGAGCCGGACCACAAGCTGACGGAGGAGGCGGAAAAGAACCGCGAACAGTACACCAG AACGCTGCAAGCGTTCCGGAAGGCCAACATCAGCACGATGCTCGAGATCGAGAAGGCAAACAAGGAGGAGCTGTTCGCGCTGCGCCCGGAAGCGAGCGACGTGCGGCAGCGGAAGGTGGGCCCGGGCGGTCCCACCACCGGCAAGACGCACCGTAACTCGTCCCTGCTGTTCCAGCAGGAAAGCGTCACCGACCGGATGATCTCGATCTCGAAGCAGCTGCACGACACGACGCAGAAGTCGGCCGCCACGCTCGACATGCTGGTGGCGACCAGCGCCACCGTGGAGAGTACGCGCGACGAGCTGCTCAAGACGGCGGGGAAGATCCACCAGTCGCGCAAGCTGCTGCAGAAGTACAGCCGGCGGGACTGCACCGACAAGGTGCTGGCcatgttcgggatggtgctgTTCCTGGTGAGCGTGCTGTACGTGCTTTCGCGGCGGTTGTTTTAA
- the LOC120905882 gene encoding rhophilin-2 isoform X2, with product MGFLQDLQLKGSDPRVATCRGKLQSKRCKLNQEINKELRLRAGAENLYKATTNKKLKDTVALELSFVNSNLQLLKEQLSELNSSVEIYQSEGLDYVIPMIPLGLKETKEVNFMEPFSDFILEHYSEPSHIYEDAIADITDTRQAAKTPTRDAQGVSLLFRYYNLLYYVERRFFPPDRSLGVYFEWYDSLTGVPSCQRTVAFEKACILFNLAAIYTQIGARQDRSSEKGLDAAVDNLLRAAGVFRHIFDTFTNAPSMDLKPQVLEVLVALMLAQARECLFEKLLLQVENLPPGRDCVQNHRDLSGEATQLALEYREIHQIIHSNDAHTYLPECWAGLVPLKSEYYKALAHYHAAKTKVSGPGGTSSTAEDATATNRCNKQQQQQRYGRGLEPKDTFIFDETSFESDLDPVTLRRAHLRESLSSHEEAQRLQRMCRELKNKVALSKVLNYAHERTAEELEELELDRTGTVGSRSHLSALDEPDLDQLDVTLNATSKFTISLTGPDFTMHRCDDPFRKLGPIAIFSARRHWTAPRSVRLQKGGPSFLLGGGTLDRRQSPYGGGAGGASSSSGGNSSSSHSSSSNNRRQQSRSGGRCCGECANKTNYYNDSRACEVCLKDVCNVSEREFRELKLQDGGGEQQQHGTDGTGAEDGRGDISSFGFNIRGDAPVMISTVEINSLADLGGIKEGDFIVELCGVDVKWYTLQQVLKLIRNCEHSLELKVITPMDRNYLKPMAMSHSSKGSISTLSGSSSGISSGAPSPTGTTTKSATKTRSKLGKTRLSSFTSGSWNPFRRTQSLGKIF from the exons GGTTCGGACCCAAGGGTCGCCACCTGTCGCGGCAAGCTGCAGAGCAAGCGGTGCAAGCTGAACCAGGAAATCAACAAGGAGCTCCGGTTGCGGGCCGGTGCCGAAAACCTTTACAAGGCCACCACGAACAAGAAGCTCAAGGACACGGTCGCACTCGAGCTGAGCTTCGTCAACTCGAACCTGCAGCTGCTGAAGGAGCAGCTGTCCGAGCTGAACTCCTCCGTCGAGATCTACCAAAGTGAAGG CCTCGACTACGTTATACCGATGATACCGCTCGGGCTGAAGGAAACGAAGGAGGTCAACTTTATGGAACCGTTCTCGGACTTTATTCTGGAGCACTACAGCGAACCGTCGCACATCTACGAGGACGCGATCGCCGACATTACCGACACGAGACAG GCTGCCAAAACGCCGACCCGCGATGCGCAGGGCGTTTCGCTGCTGTTCCGCTACTACAACCTGCTGTACTACGTCGAGCGGCGCTTCTTCCCGCCCGATCGCAGCCTGGGCGTGTACTTCGAATGGTACGACTCACTCACAG GCGTGCCCTCCTGCCAGCGGACGGTGGCGTTCGAGAAGGCGTGCATACTGTTCAACCTGGCCGCCATCTACACCCAGATCGGGGCGCGGCAGGACCGCTCGTCCGAGAAGGGGCTGGACGCGGCCGTCGACAACTTGCTGCGGGCGGCGGGCGTCTTCCGCCACATCTTCGACACGTTCACGAACGCGCCGTCGATGGATCTGAAGCCGCAGGTGCTGGAGGTGCTGGTGGCGCTGATGCTGGCCCAAGCGCGCGAGTGTCTGTTcgagaagctgctgctgcaggtggAAAATTTGCCACCGGGGCGGGACTGTGTACAG AACCATCGTGACCTGTCCGGGGAAGCGACCCAGCTGGCGCTGGAGTACCGCGAGATACATCAGATCATTCACAGCAACGATGCCCACACGTACCTGCCAGAATGTTGGGCCGGGCTGGTACCGCTCAAGTCAGAATACTACAAAG CACTAGCACACTATCATGCGGCCAAAACGAAAGTGAGCGGCCCGggcggcaccagcagcacggccGAGGACGCAACCGCCACCAACCGGtgcaacaagcagcagcaacagcagcggtaCGGCCGCGGGCTCGAGCCGAAGGACACGTTCATCTTCGACGAGACGTCGTTCGAGTCCGACCTGGATCCGGTGACGCTGCGGCGGGCGCACCTGCGCGAATCACTCTCTAGTCACGAGGAAGCGCAGCGCCTGCAGCGCATGTGCCGCGAGCTGAAGAACAAGGTCGCCCTGTCGAAGGTGCTCAACTACGCGCACGAGCGCACCGCCGAGGAGCTGGAGGAGCTCGAGCTCGACCGGACCGGCACGGTCGGTTCGCGGTCGCACCTGTCCGCGCTGGACGAGCCGGACCTGGACCAGCTGGACGTGACGCTGAACGCCACGAGCAAGTTCACGATCTCGCTGACCGGGCCGGACTTCACCATGCACCGGTGCGACGACCCGTTCCGGAAGCTCGGCCCGATCGCGATCTTCTCGGCCCGGCGCCACTGGACGGCGCCGCGCAGCGTCCGGCTGCAGAAGGGCGGCCCGTCCTTCCTGCTCGGCGGCGGCACGCTCGATCGCCGCCAGTCACCGTACGGGGGCGGTGCCGGcggcgccagcagcagcagcgggggcaacagtagcagcagccacagcagcagcagcaacaaccgccGCCAGCAGTCGCGGTCCGGCGGGCGGTGCTGCGGCGAGTGCGCCAACAAGACGAACTACTACAACGACAGCCGGGCGTGCGAGGTGTGCCTGAAGGATGTGTGCAACGTGTCGGAGCGCGAGTTCCGCGAGCTGAAGCTGCAGGACGGTGGtggggagcagcagcagcatggcaCGGACGGCACAGGGGCCGAGGACGGCAGGGGCGACATTAGCAGCTTCGGGTTCAATATACGGGGCGACGCGCCGGTCATGATATCGACGGTGGAAATCAACTCGCTGGCGGAT CTCGGTGGCATCAAGGAGGGCGACTTTATCGTGGAGCTGTGCGGCGTCGACGTGAAATGGTACACGCTCCAGCAGGTCCTGAAGCTCATTCGCAACTGCGAGCACAGTCTCGAACTGAAGGTCATTACGCCGATGGATCGGAACTATCTGAAG CCGATGGCGATGAGCCACAGCAGCAAGGGCTCCATCTCCACGCTATCCGGCAGCTCGTCCGGCATCTCGTCCGGCGCACCGTCCCCGACCGGTACGACCACCAAATCGGCGACCAAGACGCGCTCGAAGCTCGGGAAAACGCGCCTCAGCAGCTTCACCTCCGGCAGCTGGAACCCGTTCCGAAGGACGCAAAGCCTGGGCAAGATATTTTAA
- the LOC120905882 gene encoding rhophilin-2 isoform X1: MESDEKDQSKEPAPFPYIRGSDPRVATCRGKLQSKRCKLNQEINKELRLRAGAENLYKATTNKKLKDTVALELSFVNSNLQLLKEQLSELNSSVEIYQSEGLDYVIPMIPLGLKETKEVNFMEPFSDFILEHYSEPSHIYEDAIADITDTRQAAKTPTRDAQGVSLLFRYYNLLYYVERRFFPPDRSLGVYFEWYDSLTGVPSCQRTVAFEKACILFNLAAIYTQIGARQDRSSEKGLDAAVDNLLRAAGVFRHIFDTFTNAPSMDLKPQVLEVLVALMLAQARECLFEKLLLQVENLPPGRDCVQNHRDLSGEATQLALEYREIHQIIHSNDAHTYLPECWAGLVPLKSEYYKALAHYHAAKTKVSGPGGTSSTAEDATATNRCNKQQQQQRYGRGLEPKDTFIFDETSFESDLDPVTLRRAHLRESLSSHEEAQRLQRMCRELKNKVALSKVLNYAHERTAEELEELELDRTGTVGSRSHLSALDEPDLDQLDVTLNATSKFTISLTGPDFTMHRCDDPFRKLGPIAIFSARRHWTAPRSVRLQKGGPSFLLGGGTLDRRQSPYGGGAGGASSSSGGNSSSSHSSSSNNRRQQSRSGGRCCGECANKTNYYNDSRACEVCLKDVCNVSEREFRELKLQDGGGEQQQHGTDGTGAEDGRGDISSFGFNIRGDAPVMISTVEINSLADLGGIKEGDFIVELCGVDVKWYTLQQVLKLIRNCEHSLELKVITPMDRNYLKPMAMSHSSKGSISTLSGSSSGISSGAPSPTGTTTKSATKTRSKLGKTRLSSFTSGSWNPFRRTQSLGKIF, from the exons GGTTCGGACCCAAGGGTCGCCACCTGTCGCGGCAAGCTGCAGAGCAAGCGGTGCAAGCTGAACCAGGAAATCAACAAGGAGCTCCGGTTGCGGGCCGGTGCCGAAAACCTTTACAAGGCCACCACGAACAAGAAGCTCAAGGACACGGTCGCACTCGAGCTGAGCTTCGTCAACTCGAACCTGCAGCTGCTGAAGGAGCAGCTGTCCGAGCTGAACTCCTCCGTCGAGATCTACCAAAGTGAAGG CCTCGACTACGTTATACCGATGATACCGCTCGGGCTGAAGGAAACGAAGGAGGTCAACTTTATGGAACCGTTCTCGGACTTTATTCTGGAGCACTACAGCGAACCGTCGCACATCTACGAGGACGCGATCGCCGACATTACCGACACGAGACAG GCTGCCAAAACGCCGACCCGCGATGCGCAGGGCGTTTCGCTGCTGTTCCGCTACTACAACCTGCTGTACTACGTCGAGCGGCGCTTCTTCCCGCCCGATCGCAGCCTGGGCGTGTACTTCGAATGGTACGACTCACTCACAG GCGTGCCCTCCTGCCAGCGGACGGTGGCGTTCGAGAAGGCGTGCATACTGTTCAACCTGGCCGCCATCTACACCCAGATCGGGGCGCGGCAGGACCGCTCGTCCGAGAAGGGGCTGGACGCGGCCGTCGACAACTTGCTGCGGGCGGCGGGCGTCTTCCGCCACATCTTCGACACGTTCACGAACGCGCCGTCGATGGATCTGAAGCCGCAGGTGCTGGAGGTGCTGGTGGCGCTGATGCTGGCCCAAGCGCGCGAGTGTCTGTTcgagaagctgctgctgcaggtggAAAATTTGCCACCGGGGCGGGACTGTGTACAG AACCATCGTGACCTGTCCGGGGAAGCGACCCAGCTGGCGCTGGAGTACCGCGAGATACATCAGATCATTCACAGCAACGATGCCCACACGTACCTGCCAGAATGTTGGGCCGGGCTGGTACCGCTCAAGTCAGAATACTACAAAG CACTAGCACACTATCATGCGGCCAAAACGAAAGTGAGCGGCCCGggcggcaccagcagcacggccGAGGACGCAACCGCCACCAACCGGtgcaacaagcagcagcaacagcagcggtaCGGCCGCGGGCTCGAGCCGAAGGACACGTTCATCTTCGACGAGACGTCGTTCGAGTCCGACCTGGATCCGGTGACGCTGCGGCGGGCGCACCTGCGCGAATCACTCTCTAGTCACGAGGAAGCGCAGCGCCTGCAGCGCATGTGCCGCGAGCTGAAGAACAAGGTCGCCCTGTCGAAGGTGCTCAACTACGCGCACGAGCGCACCGCCGAGGAGCTGGAGGAGCTCGAGCTCGACCGGACCGGCACGGTCGGTTCGCGGTCGCACCTGTCCGCGCTGGACGAGCCGGACCTGGACCAGCTGGACGTGACGCTGAACGCCACGAGCAAGTTCACGATCTCGCTGACCGGGCCGGACTTCACCATGCACCGGTGCGACGACCCGTTCCGGAAGCTCGGCCCGATCGCGATCTTCTCGGCCCGGCGCCACTGGACGGCGCCGCGCAGCGTCCGGCTGCAGAAGGGCGGCCCGTCCTTCCTGCTCGGCGGCGGCACGCTCGATCGCCGCCAGTCACCGTACGGGGGCGGTGCCGGcggcgccagcagcagcagcgggggcaacagtagcagcagccacagcagcagcagcaacaaccgccGCCAGCAGTCGCGGTCCGGCGGGCGGTGCTGCGGCGAGTGCGCCAACAAGACGAACTACTACAACGACAGCCGGGCGTGCGAGGTGTGCCTGAAGGATGTGTGCAACGTGTCGGAGCGCGAGTTCCGCGAGCTGAAGCTGCAGGACGGTGGtggggagcagcagcagcatggcaCGGACGGCACAGGGGCCGAGGACGGCAGGGGCGACATTAGCAGCTTCGGGTTCAATATACGGGGCGACGCGCCGGTCATGATATCGACGGTGGAAATCAACTCGCTGGCGGAT CTCGGTGGCATCAAGGAGGGCGACTTTATCGTGGAGCTGTGCGGCGTCGACGTGAAATGGTACACGCTCCAGCAGGTCCTGAAGCTCATTCGCAACTGCGAGCACAGTCTCGAACTGAAGGTCATTACGCCGATGGATCGGAACTATCTGAAG CCGATGGCGATGAGCCACAGCAGCAAGGGCTCCATCTCCACGCTATCCGGCAGCTCGTCCGGCATCTCGTCCGGCGCACCGTCCCCGACCGGTACGACCACCAAATCGGCGACCAAGACGCGCTCGAAGCTCGGGAAAACGCGCCTCAGCAGCTTCACCTCCGGCAGCTGGAACCCGTTCCGAAGGACGCAAAGCCTGGGCAAGATATTTTAA